In Proteus vulgaris, one DNA window encodes the following:
- a CDS encoding phage protein NinX family protein, which produces MKIKTSKLKGLALDWAVGKAVGVDARIGKEFIVDANNCVYSPSSDWLKCGEFINNYWIDLMFEEVDGVNYCYASPPHLMGDYATANTAQEAICLAVVMLEIGDEVEIPEELINAN; this is translated from the coding sequence ATGAAAATTAAAACCTCAAAACTAAAAGGATTAGCGCTTGATTGGGCAGTAGGTAAAGCCGTTGGCGTTGATGCTCGTATTGGCAAAGAGTTTATTGTTGATGCTAATAACTGTGTATATAGCCCATCTAGCGACTGGTTAAAGTGTGGTGAGTTTATAAATAACTACTGGATTGATTTAATGTTTGAAGAAGTTGACGGGGTTAATTATTGCTATGCATCACCGCCACATTTAATGGGTGATTATGCCACTGCTAATACTGCTCAAGAAGCTATTTGCCTAGCGGTTGTTATGCTTGAGATAGGTGATGAAGTTGAGATACCTGAGGAGCTGATAAATGCTAACTAA
- a CDS encoding RusA family crossover junction endodeoxyribonuclease, with protein sequence MKQQIYYINPVPKPRMTQRDAWKKRPVVVKYHAFCDEMRANRFTLPESGAHLTFVIPMPKSWSKKKRIEMNGKPHQQRPDVDNLIKAVMDAIFDEDCRVWNISASKLWGEQGKIGVTLPENTENHELITIR encoded by the coding sequence ATGAAACAGCAAATTTATTATATCAATCCTGTACCAAAGCCACGTATGACACAACGTGACGCATGGAAGAAAAGACCCGTTGTCGTTAAGTACCACGCTTTTTGTGACGAGATGAGAGCTAACCGTTTTACGTTACCGGAAAGCGGTGCTCACCTAACGTTTGTTATTCCTATGCCTAAATCATGGAGCAAGAAAAAACGCATTGAGATGAATGGTAAACCCCACCAGCAACGTCCTGATGTCGATAACCTGATTAAAGCTGTTATGGATGCCATCTTTGATGAAGATTGTAGGGTGTGGAATATCAGTGCGTCAAAGCTTTGGGGGGAGCAGGGAAAGATAGGGGTAACGTTACCTGAAAATACAGAAAATCATGAACTTATTACCATTCGTTAA
- a CDS encoding ATP-binding protein, translated as MTASSTLARLKRIMPEHIKPKFTTSAELMAWQREQGEIDSMRIANENRVARLNKIMGRSGISPLHQNCSFDNYDVTCEDQQRALYKAKRYAEQFGKSFGGFIFSGNPGTGKNHLASAIGNHIIQKGKSILIATLPDIMMKVRETYQKDAKTTESKLIDDLCDVDLLVLDDVGVQRGNLNEELIIFQVVDRRLANKKPVGVLTNLNYTQLSKVLDERVIDRLRMGNPTTINFTWQSYRRLVK; from the coding sequence ATGACTGCATCATCAACCTTAGCAAGGCTAAAGCGAATAATGCCTGAGCATATTAAACCTAAATTTACTACTTCTGCTGAATTAATGGCATGGCAACGAGAGCAGGGTGAAATTGATTCAATGAGGATCGCAAATGAAAACCGAGTAGCTCGTTTAAATAAAATCATGGGTAGATCAGGTATTAGCCCATTACACCAAAATTGTTCATTCGATAATTATGACGTTACATGTGAAGACCAACAAAGAGCGTTGTACAAAGCTAAGAGATACGCTGAGCAATTTGGTAAATCATTTGGTGGGTTCATTTTCAGTGGTAATCCTGGTACTGGAAAAAATCATTTAGCGTCAGCCATAGGCAACCACATTATCCAAAAAGGGAAAAGTATTCTGATCGCTACACTGCCTGACATAATGATGAAGGTTCGTGAAACCTATCAAAAGGATGCTAAAACAACAGAGTCAAAACTGATAGATGATCTGTGTGATGTTGATTTGCTAGTGCTTGATGATGTGGGTGTGCAACGTGGAAACCTCAATGAGGAATTAATTATATTTCAAGTAGTGGATCGAAGACTAGCAAACAAAAAGCCTGTTGGAGTGCTTACAAACCTAAATTATACCCAACTATCCAAAGTGTTGGATGAACGAGTAATAGATCGACTCAGAATGGGAAATCCAACAACGATAAATTTCACATGGCAAAGCTATCGGCGTTTAGTTAAGTAA